In a single window of the Acipenser ruthenus chromosome 20, fAciRut3.2 maternal haplotype, whole genome shotgun sequence genome:
- the pianp gene encoding PILR alpha-associated neural protein, with amino-acid sequence MAVRGLFFVFSLSGLLLLIAVVTRTVQSCDSEAGLATYNPQRRQGVMDRVGERRLAESRLNYRGSLRPASQKQMLRVRGRRQAAQLLPLTSQAPPTYPWAIDWGPTLLPEETSDFLSTQEAGQSQQQRHHQRPEQATPTQRPVESERGEERGRERGREGDLATLETDLYETEPEAVDPQFYVTVTISTLLILIAAAITAKLCYDHSRSPPPLSHRSVAAPGSLSLSLSRSLVSEESRQALTSTAGLPQTLSLSPLEPHPLPHLPLSNPPPSLPLHPLSHNPARAGSQC; translated from the exons ATGGCAGTACGCGGTCTCTTTTTTGTCTTTTCCCTCTCTGGACTCCTGCTCCTGATCGCTGTGGTAACAAGGACTGTCCAGTCATGTGACTCTGAGGCTGGGCTCGCTACCTACAATCCGCAACGGCGGCAGGGGGTAATGGACAGAGTGGGAGAGAGGAGGCTGGCGGAGAGTAGACTAAATTATAGAGGCTCTCTGCGTCCTGCATCTCAGAAACAGATGTTGCGAGTGAGGGGGCGTCGCCAGGCAGCCCAGCTCCTCCCCCTGACCTCACAGGCCCCGCCCACATACCCTTGGGCCATCGACTGGGGTCCCACCCTACTTCCTGAAGAAACAAGCGACTTCCTGTCAACACAGGAAGCGGGTCAAAGCCAGCAGCAGCGACATCACCAGAGACCTGAGCAGGCCACACCCACCCAGCGGCCggtagagagtgagagaggagaggagcgagggagggagagagggagagagggagacctGGCCACCCTGGAGACTGATCTATATGAGACGGAGCCGGAAG CTGTGGATCCCCAGTTCTATGTCACTGTGACAATCTCAACACTGCTGATCCTCATCGCAGCTGCAATCACAGCCAAACTGTG TTATGATCACAGTagatctcctcctcctctctcacatCGCTCTGTAGCTGCtcctggctctctctctctctctctttctcgttCCCTCGTTTCAGAAGAGAGTCGTCAGGCCCTGACCTCCACTGCAGGACTCCCccagactctctccctctcccctcttgaaccccaccccctccctcacctGCCCCTCTCGAACCCTCCCCCATCCCTCCCACTTCATCCCCTCTCCCACAACCCAGCAAGAGCAG GCTCACAGTGCTGA